The DNA segment CTCATGGTATGCAAACTCCAAATTTGTCGCAGAACAGCGGTTAACGGCGATGGCCGCAGAGATTACGCTGGGGATTTTTCGTCCTACGGCTGTGTATGGACCCGGTGATAAAGAGTTAACTCCGCTGTTTCGCGCGATGCTGCGCGGTTACCTTCCGCGTTTTGGCGCTGCCGAAAACCGGTTGTCATTTTTACACGTGAGCGATTTAGCTCAGGCTGTCAGTCAATGGCTTATAGCCGACCGGACGCCGGTTTATCCTTATGAACTCTGCGATGGTGTTACTGGTGGCTATAACTGGCAACGCATTCAGGACATTGCGGCCGCAGTGCGTAACAGGCCAGTTCGCACCGTCACCATTCCATTACCGTTACTCACATTGCTTGCCGACGCGAGTACGTTAATCAGTCTGTTTGCCGGAAAAGAGCCGATGTTAACCCGGAGTAAAGTTTGTGAATTAATCCACTCAGACTGGTCGGCAAATAATAAATGTCTGTGTGAGAAAATAAACTGGTTTCCCCGGATTAGCCTGGAATATGCGTTACGGCAGGGGCTATTTTAATTATTTATATTACAGGTATGTTATTTTCTATGTTAAATCATGAAGAAGTAATGGATTACACCCTTTATTGTTTGCAGGGTATGGTCGAAAGCAGCGTAGATATCCATCCTGACAGCGATCTGGTTAATGACCTTGGGCTGGAATCGATTAAAGTTATGGATTTATTAATGTTGCTGGAAGATAAATTCGATATCTCTATCCCTATTAACATTTTGCTGGATGTCAGAACCCCTGCGCAATTAATGGAAGCGTTAATCCCTTATCTGGAGAGTATCAATGAGTCTTTATGATAAATTCTCGCGCCTGGCCAGCGAGCGGGAACAATTTAGCATGGCGGGGATTAACCCATTTGGCACTTGTATCGATGAGGTGTTTTCCGCAACGGAAGGACGGATTGGCAACCAAAAAATTATTCTGGCGGGTACGAATAACTATCTGGGACTCACCTTTAATCCACAGGCGATTACCGAGGGACAGGCCGCTTTAGCCAGGCAGGGGACAGGCACGACCGGTTCGCGAATGGCGAATGGCAGCTATGGACCACATTTAGCCTTAGAACAGGAGATTGCCGATTTTTTTGACCGGCCATCGGCCATCGTCTTCTCCACGGGCTATACCGCGAATTTGGGGATAATCAGCACGCTTGCCAGTCACAATGCCGTGGTATTACTGGACGCGGACAGCCACGCCAGCATTTATGATGCCTGTGCGTTAGGTGGCGCTGAAATTATCCGCTTTCGCCATAATGACGCGAAAGATCTCGAGCGGCGCATGGTGCGCCTTGGTGAGCGCGCCAAAGACGCTATCATCATTGTTGAAGGCATTTACAGCATGCTGGGCGACATTGCTCCACTGGTCGATATTGTTGAGATCAAAAAACGGTTGGGTGGTTTTTTGATCGTCGATGAAGCCCATTCCTTTGGCGTGATGGGCGCGAAGGGACGGGGACTGGCGGAAGCCGCCGGTGTGGAGCAGGATGTCGATATTATTGTGGGAACCTTCAGTAAGAGCCTGGCTTCTATTGGCGGTTTTGCCGTGGGCGCACAGGGCATGGATGTCCTGCGTTACGCCAGTCGTCCTTATATTTTCACCGCATCACCTTCGCCGTCGAGCATTGCAACCGTCCGCTCAGCGTTAAAAACGATCGCAACACAACCGGAGTTGCGGCAAAAGCTGTGGGATAACGCAGCGCGACTGTATGAAGGGCTTGAGAAACTGGGTTATGAGCTGAGTTCGCACATCAGCCCTGTGGTGCCGGTGATTATTGGCGCAAAAGAAGAGGGACTGCGTATCTGGCGCGAACTGATCGCCGCTGGTGTTTATGTGAATCTCATTTTGCCACCGGCGGCACCCGCCGGGATCACGTTGCTGCGCTGCAGTGTCAATGCCGCGCACACCTACGAGCAGATTGATGCGATTATTCAGGCCTTTGCACAGCTGAAAAAATAATGCGCTCTACGCAGCAGGTATTCTTCCTGAGAATACCTGCTGCAACTTCTTCCCCTGCGCCTCACGCCGTCTGATGAATGTTGCGATCTCAGGGTTGGCGATCGAATCGATAAACCAGTATTAATGCCACCGCCAGGAGCAATATTGGCGGTGCCAGCGTGGTCAACTGTACGTTCAGGGAATAGAGCAGTCCCAGATTGACGATGATCTGGTCGCAGACGTAAGTCAGTAGGCCAACGATCACGCCGACGGCCAGTCGACTCCCCAGTCCGGGAGCGCGGGGGGCGCTAAAGGTGAACGGGATTGCCAGTAAAATCATCGCCAGGATCAAAAGCGGATGTCCCAGCTTTAGCCACAACGCCAGCGTAAATTCGAGACTGGGTTGACCTGTACTCTTCAGGTAGGAAATATAATGATCGAGTTGTTTAACTGAAAAACTGTTGCTGGGTAGGGTGAGTTCCTCAAGACTCATGCCCGCGAACAGGGATGACCACACGACGTTCTCTTTCGTCTCGGTTGTCTCCTTGCCGTTGCTCCACTCTTTCTGATTGACGCCCTCAAGCCGCCAGGTACCGTTATCTGAAATGGTGGCGGTTCGGGCATAAATATACCGTTGCAGAGAGCGGTCCGCCCGGTAATAAAACAGCTCAATGCCCTCTGGCTGATGATGCGCATCCAACGATTTTACCGTCACAAACTCATTGCCGCGCCGGGCCCACAGAATGTTTCCTGCCGTATCGTGATTGCTATAGCGCGTTTTAATCTGCAACGCCTGCTGCTGCATCGGCGAGGCAATCCATTCATCAATGGCGCCGAAGGTAACGATGAGCATCAGTCCCGCACTTAGCGTCACCATGGCGATTTTGAAAATTGAACATCCCGTGGTGCGTATGGCGGTTAATTCCCCGCTTTTCGACAACTGTCCCAGTCCGACAATGCCATCGAGCAAAGCGATAAAGGGACCAAGATCGATAAGGGTCCTGGGCAATGTCAT comes from the Citrobacter amalonaticus genome and includes:
- a CDS encoding NAD-dependent epimerase/dehydratase family protein, translating into MSTTVAVTGGTGFIGRHIIDDLLSRGFAVRALTRTVRHDASDNLVWIRGSLEDSEALAQLVAGAEHVIHCAGQVRGHKEAIFTRCNVEGSQRLMQAAKESGSCRRFLFISSLAARHPELSWYANSKFVAEQRLTAMAAEITLGIFRPTAVYGPGDKELTPLFRAMLRGYLPRFGAAENRLSFLHVSDLAQAVSQWLIADRTPVYPYELCDGVTGGYNWQRIQDIAAAVRNRPVRTVTIPLPLLTLLADASTLISLFAGKEPMLTRSKVCELIHSDWSANNKCLCEKINWFPRISLEYALRQGLF
- a CDS encoding acyl carrier protein — its product is MLNHEEVMDYTLYCLQGMVESSVDIHPDSDLVNDLGLESIKVMDLLMLLEDKFDISIPINILLDVRTPAQLMEALIPYLESINESL
- the spt gene encoding serine palmitoyltransferase — translated: MSLYDKFSRLASEREQFSMAGINPFGTCIDEVFSATEGRIGNQKIILAGTNNYLGLTFNPQAITEGQAALARQGTGTTGSRMANGSYGPHLALEQEIADFFDRPSAIVFSTGYTANLGIISTLASHNAVVLLDADSHASIYDACALGGAEIIRFRHNDAKDLERRMVRLGERAKDAIIIVEGIYSMLGDIAPLVDIVEIKKRLGGFLIVDEAHSFGVMGAKGRGLAEAAGVEQDVDIIVGTFSKSLASIGGFAVGAQGMDVLRYASRPYIFTASPSPSSIATVRSALKTIATQPELRQKLWDNAARLYEGLEKLGYELSSHISPVVPVIIGAKEEGLRIWRELIAAGVYVNLILPPAAPAGITLLRCSVNAAHTYEQIDAIIQAFAQLKK
- the lptG gene encoding LPS export ABC transporter permease LptG, which produces MSIFSRYIIRNLFLGFAAAAGLLLPLFTTFNLIGELDDVSPCGYRWTQAVMVVLMTLPRTLIDLGPFIALLDGIVGLGQLSKSGELTAIRTTGCSIFKIAMVTLSAGLMLIVTFGAIDEWIASPMQQQALQIKTRYSNHDTAGNILWARRGNEFVTVKSLDAHHQPEGIELFYYRADRSLQRYIYARTATISDNGTWRLEGVNQKEWSNGKETTETKENVVWSSLFAGMSLEELTLPSNSFSVKQLDHYISYLKSTGQPSLEFTLALWLKLGHPLLILAMILLAIPFTFSAPRAPGLGSRLAVGVIVGLLTYVCDQIIVNLGLLYSLNVQLTTLAPPILLLAVALILVYRFDRQP